From Oryzias latipes chromosome 3, ASM223467v1:
TTGCTGCCTACCTCATTCGGGTCAGtgcatgtatatatatgtatatgtgtgtgtgtgtgtgtgtgtgtgtgtatatatatatatatatatatgtatgtatgtatgtatgtatgtatgtatgtatgtatgtatgtatgtatgtatgtatgtatgtatgtatgtatgtatgtatatatatatatatatatatatatatatatatatatatatatatacatatatatacacatatatatatatatatatatatacatatatatacatatatacatatatatatacatatatatacatatatatacatatatacgtatatatacatatatacgtatacatacatatatatgtatacatacatatatatgtatacatacatatatatgtatatatacatatatatgtatatatacatacatatatatacatatatatatacatacatatatatacatatatatatacatacatatatatacatatatatatatatacatatatatatatatatacatatatatatatacatacatacatacatatatacatacatacatacatacatacatacatacatacatacatacatacatacatacatacatacatacatacatacatacatacatacatacatacatacatacatacatacatacatacatacatacatacatacatacatacatacatacatacatacatacatacatacatacatacatacatatatatatatatatatatatatatacacacacacacacacacacacacacacacacacacacacacatatacatatatatacatgcaCTGACCCGAATGAGGTAGGCAGCAACCAGCGTGGCGCTGCGTGAGCGTCCTGCCTTGCAGTGCACGTAAACACAGCCGCCGCGCTCCCGGTGCTGCAGGACAAACTCCACCCCTCTGTGCAGATGCTGCAGACTGGGCACTCCCGTCAGGTCCACGGTGCTCAGCCGCAGCTGCTCCACGCCGACGGCACGCCACTCCTGCATGTCACACACATGCGCAGCATGTCATGACCGCTCCAGATCCAGGTAGTTTGATCGTGCTTGTTGTCTGACTATGATGGTAGGATTTTTCAAAGCAGTCAGAGTGGGTTATGTGGCGTCCAGCAGCGAGGAAGCAAACCTAATCCCCATTTGGTTTCTGgtttctaaaatgttctttataatttgctttgcttttttaatgatGGTGATCTTGAACATGTTTATGTGGtgtgcacttcagggccaccatacatCGGGTGGATCGTTTCAGGCATAAAGCAGGTGGTGTTCAggttagggttgggcgatgttccttaaattggccgttgacgatgtttgctgtcaaccatcgggatggacgatgatatcgtcgtggggggggggggggggggggggctatttttaatatttcggtcttatataattgctatttgttattttactttattactttattttatttcccaactaatgactcatccgcgatgatccagtataaactgagggaagtcactttaacaaaaaaagtaacaaacaaaatagaaaagaaatggtccGCTCCCAcacttaactagtcaagtggaccggcggagcgcggacttacagctttgtgtttgagtggagggggggtgctttgttacatgagcggtatgtgggaGATTTTAAAGTGTGATCcgttccgcagctctaggggaacgggctaccgaactcagaaccgggtctaaaagtgtgtgtctgagcagaggatcgtgagcacacacacagcgctttggggcggtgtaagCTTCAaaagcagaaaggccgctcagtccttagaaatcgttcaatcacgtggatttgtgtttcgagtcgtgtcccgactaaataaaggctgttattcccacatgtttacatgcagccaagatgcagattgcagcaccacccaagCTAATGCTGTTAGCCCGtcttagcatactgctaattctggcttctttccggctccgcttttcaacagaaaaagcactgaccacacggattaaaaataaaacgatgagcgaacaggcgtttcataataatcgtaacattattaaaagcacgtttagaagctCGTCTTGTTACAGAGCTGACATATCAATGTATAAAGCCGCtcggcaacattgttttgtattgaattgttacattcaataaagtttgagaaaaaaatagccgctcggcggaactgatatccgcttcctactgcgcatgtgcgaatgatttattccgaccgaaagtgtgagccatgtgaatgtttgttacattctgaaaacatttttctggaaccatgtacactgttggattctaatccgaccattgatccggtcaagatattttcacatgtaaccgcggcttatggtgtcgactcgcagcgtggcgggggcgtggcatcacgatggtatctctccatcgggatatcactcacccatcacgatggacgatggtatcatccatcggcacaaccctagttcaGGTCCCTTCCTGACCTCAGTGACTTTGGGGACAAATGTCCTCGTCTTGAATGTTTTAGGTACCAGGTTCAAAAACTTCACAGAGCTGGACCCCCCAGGCCAGAACTAGTTcatgaagaggaaaaacatTTGGAGATTTGGTGGAAGGCTGCAGAAAGACCAAGCAGGACGACAACCCCCCCCATGCTGGACTCCAGTTAGTGAACCACCAACCTGGGCAGAGTTACAGAGGAGTTTGGTCTCGTACTCCTCGTTCATGGTGATGACTCCCCGAACGTTCTGCTCCAACAGCTGCAACACACAAGGCCCCCATGGGGTCGGGAGGTCAGAATTTCAGAAGCTGGGTGAGCTCCATTGactgtaaacacaaacaaagtgactcctcccccctggcgttccaaacaggaagtacctgctggctccaagaagccaaaatcccacagacgtcTTTAGAGAcacaaacagctgttcctcagtccttctattggtcagaagaacctttttttaacatctccttGATAATCCTTACatttatatgtttttctttattgtaagtTATTCAtgggtgttttcagactggacacatttgctTGAACAAAGTGAACCAGACTTCGTTTCTACAGGAACAAGTTTTCAGTCTGAATCAAATCAGCAGGAAAAAGGCTGGAGCCAGACGTTCAAATCTGTCTGAAGGAACTAaaagtgcaggacttccatcatttctgtctctggctgctttgccccgccctcctAATTCCTGACCAGTGAGTGAAGAGGTCtgtagtcacatggttttgtttacaagctttgctTCAAATCAGAAAGGCtgcttgacggcagtctgaatacagaccaatcTTGTGGTTCAAAGCGCAGTCTGGACCAGATTAAGCGGACCGGGTCCAGACCAATggattttcccagtctgaacCCAGCCTaagttctaaactgaccaatcagatgcctcagtaaaagcatgtggtcccCGCCGGCCTCCACCGACCGGCTTTCAGTGggaggggtgtggacttcagaCAAGGTAACTCCTAAACGAcgagttgccatagaaacatggaCTCAGATCACTTGGACCAATGACTGTTGTCTggcggaaaaatggcgactaaagTGGCTTCATTTTTCTGGAGCTGAAGTCAGGCCTTTTCTACGGACGTCACACGCCATTCGCCCCGTTCTCCCTTCGACACttaatggcgagcaatactggagaTATTCAGCCGtacatttttaaaccaaagaCGCCAGATaagacaaggaaaatggaaacgttcatggatctatttatctggaggtggatgatcagaaaggggcggagcatctTGTGACCCGCCCCTTGTAGTCAGTACATAACTACAGGTTTTTGTCTcctgctgattcacaacaactgaAACAGAAATACTCTAGTAATCTAATATTTGGATCTTGATTTCCTTTATAAATGTCGACCATCATCAGACAAAGTAAATAAAGTAAGTATCTCACATTAGAAGAGTCAAAAATAACCTCATCAACGTGTCGACAGAAAACAAAGTGTACAAAAATAGTGGTTTCAGCAATCACATTATAGGAATAGATGGATTTCAGGGGTTAATGTGGTTTCTGAAACCAGAtaagaggtttaaaaaaattggttttacGCACACTGTAGAAATTTAACAGGATTTCTGTAAGCAGGGCATTAAATTCACATCATGTCATTTGTAAAACGCCAATTCAAAGCCTGATGACGTCAGGACctacacatttttcaaatatcCAGGTTATGAAAATCCCCTTCAGTCCAAATCCTTCCGACGAAACCTCATAACAGTTGGGTTTAAACAGAGACAGAGAACACGTGGTCATTTCCGGTCTGCAGGTACACCTGGACAAGCTAACGCAGCCGGACCGCGTCTCACCTGTGCGGTCATGGACCTGAACGGCAGAGCCCCCAGGATCACGGTCTCGTCCACGCGGTCGAACCAGCGGCGCGAGGACAACTTCTCCATAATCACATTGTAACTCAAAGTTGGATAGAAGAACAGGCGCGCGAGCGCGCCGGACATGACCGAACCGAGCCGAGAACCGGCACCACAGGTCCGAATTCACTCGACAAACCCGCCCGGTCCTGTAACTTCTGCCCCTTTGACAGTCACCGCTCTGACCGCAGACAGTCCGTTTCCGGAAACTTCAGCAGCGTCACTTCTGGTGTggatccttcaaaataaaagttcgcAAACTCAAGAGGGAACAGATGTTGCCGTTCCATCCAAATCCACTGAGATCTGGATGTAAAGAACAGCTAAGTCCCATTCCCTCCCATACTAAAGTTCTGAGGGCAAAAACCTGCATGTTGCCTCCATGTTTTTGAAGTGGGTGCAGTAAACGCCTTCTTCATTGCTGATGTATAGAATTCAATGGGTGTAAACGTGGGCGTTTAGGAcgggggtctgcaacctttaatgtTAATAGTCACTTAGTACAGTTTCTTACTGAACAAAACCCACTGAAGTCACacttcatttagaaaaatccaCTTTAGTTATGCTTTTGTGACCATTAAACCATTagtttgtaaaatgttgctttggaatatttacaataattgaatcatattttaacaaactttttattttagacaGCAGCACATGTAagctgatttcaaaataaaccgCTTGCAGACTTATCCTGGTTTCAGTACTGTTGGGTTGTTTGGTTGACGCCAGTTACCCCTGTGTTtc
This genomic window contains:
- the ptpmt1 gene encoding phosphatidylglycerophosphatase and protein-tyrosine phosphatase 1, with the translated sequence MSGALARLFFYPTLSYNVIMEKLSSRRWFDRVDETVILGALPFRSMTAQLLEQNVRGVITMNEEYETKLLCNSAQEWRAVGVEQLRLSTVDLTGVPSLQHLHRGVEFVLQHRERGGCVYVHCKAGRSRSATLVAAYLIRLHCWTPEEACHKLRSVRPHILVRPAQLDVLRKYYSQVCRQVD